In Chryseobacterium gleum, a single genomic region encodes these proteins:
- the sufB gene encoding Fe-S cluster assembly protein SufB, with amino-acid sequence MSKYTEDDLRVDLENKKYEFGWETKIDYEDFPIGLNEDIIRAISAKKEEPEWMTEWRLESFKIWQKMVEPTWANIKYEKPDFQAIRYYAAPKVKPELASLDEVDPELLKTFEKLGINIEEQKRLSGVAVDIVMDSVSVKTTFQDTLAEKGIIFCSISEAIKNHPDLVRKYLGKVVPRGDNFYAALNSAVFSDGSFCYIPKGVKCPMELSTYFRINQAGTGQFERTLVIADEGSYVSYLEGCTAPSRDENQLHAAVVELIALDNAEIKYSTVQNWYPGNEEGKGGVFNFVTKRGLCERNAKISWTQVETGSAVTWKYPSCILKGDNAIGEFYSIAVTNNHQYADTGTKMIHIGKNTKSTIISKGISAGKSQNSYRGLVKVMPSAKGARNFSQCDSLLMGNECGAHTFPYIEIKDPSAQLEHEATTSKIGEDQIFYCNQRGIDTERAIALIVNGFSKEVLNKLPMEFAIEAQKLLEISLEGSVG; translated from the coding sequence ATGAGTAAATATACAGAAGACGATTTAAGAGTCGATCTAGAAAATAAAAAATACGAATTCGGTTGGGAAACCAAAATAGACTATGAAGATTTCCCGATTGGTTTAAACGAGGATATCATCCGTGCCATCTCCGCTAAGAAAGAGGAGCCGGAATGGATGACTGAATGGCGACTGGAATCTTTCAAAATCTGGCAGAAAATGGTAGAGCCTACATGGGCTAATATCAAATATGAAAAACCAGATTTTCAGGCAATCCGTTACTACGCTGCTCCTAAAGTAAAGCCTGAGTTGGCAAGTCTTGATGAAGTAGATCCTGAATTATTGAAAACATTCGAAAAGCTAGGGATTAATATCGAAGAGCAAAAAAGACTTTCGGGCGTTGCCGTAGATATCGTAATGGACTCAGTTTCTGTGAAAACCACTTTCCAAGATACATTGGCAGAAAAAGGAATTATTTTCTGTTCAATTTCTGAGGCTATTAAAAACCATCCTGATTTAGTAAGAAAATATCTTGGAAAAGTAGTTCCGAGAGGAGATAACTTTTATGCAGCATTGAATTCCGCAGTATTCTCTGACGGAAGTTTCTGTTATATTCCCAAAGGAGTAAAATGCCCAATGGAGCTTTCCACTTATTTCCGTATCAATCAGGCAGGAACAGGACAGTTTGAGAGAACCCTTGTGATTGCAGATGAAGGAAGTTATGTTTCTTATCTTGAAGGGTGTACAGCTCCGTCAAGAGATGAAAACCAGCTTCACGCAGCAGTGGTTGAGCTTATTGCTTTAGACAATGCTGAAATTAAATATTCAACGGTACAGAACTGGTACCCTGGTAATGAAGAAGGAAAAGGTGGAGTATTCAACTTTGTAACCAAAAGAGGGCTTTGCGAAAGAAATGCGAAAATCTCATGGACGCAGGTAGAAACAGGTTCTGCAGTGACATGGAAATATCCGTCTTGCATCCTTAAAGGAGACAATGCAATCGGAGAGTTCTACTCTATCGCAGTAACAAACAACCACCAATACGCAGATACAGGAACAAAAATGATCCACATTGGAAAAAATACCAAATCAACAATCATTTCCAAAGGTATTTCTGCAGGAAAATCCCAGAACTCATACAGAGGACTGGTGAAAGTAATGCCTTCTGCAAAAGGGGCCAGAAACTTCTCCCAGTGTGATTCTCTGTTGATGGGTAATGAATGTGGAGCACACACTTTCCCTTATATTGAAATTAAAGATCCTTCCGCACAACTGGAGCACGAGGCAACGACTTCAAAAATCGGAGAAGATCAGATTTTCTACTGTAACCAGAGAGGTATTGATACTGA
- a CDS encoding HesB/IscA family protein, whose product MIKVSDHAKEKAIQLMTEDGFNPAEDYIRVGVKSGGCSGLEYVLKFDNEKTDADQIFEDNNIKIIIDKKSILYLAGTTLEYSGGLNGKGFVFNNPNASRTCGCGESFSL is encoded by the coding sequence ATGATAAAAGTATCAGACCATGCAAAGGAAAAAGCCATCCAGTTGATGACGGAAGATGGTTTTAACCCTGCTGAAGATTATATAAGAGTAGGGGTAAAAAGCGGCGGATGCTCTGGTTTAGAGTATGTTTTAAAGTTTGACAACGAAAAAACAGACGCAGATCAGATTTTTGAAGATAATAACATTAAAATTATTATAGATAAAAAATCCATCCTTTATTTAGCAGGAACAACTCTTGAATATTCAGGAGGATTGAACGGAAAAGGGTTTGTTTTTAACAACCCGAATGCATCCAGAACATGTGGATGCGGGGAATCATTTAGTCTTTAG